From Halodesulfovibrio aestuarii DSM 17919 = ATCC 29578, the proteins below share one genomic window:
- a CDS encoding malic enzyme-like NAD(P)-binding protein: MALFTKEEALEYHNAPRCGKVEVVPVKPCGSQKDLSLAYSPGVAEACKEIHAAPETAALYTNRSNLVGVITDGTAVLGLGNIGPLAAKPVMEGKGVLFKTFADIDVFDINLDIKDADQFIAAVKAMEPTFGGINLEDIKAPECFYIEETLKREMDIPVFHDDQHGTAVISGAAIINACEITNRDIKKLKVVVVGAGAAGIACSKFYVELGVKRENIFMFDSRGLIHTGREGLNKYKAEFAQDKDCGSLAEVLKGADCFLGLSAKDLLSKDMVASMADNPIIFAMANPDPEIPYPDAKEASPHCIMGTGRSDFPNQINNVSGFPYIFRGALDTCATEINEAMKIAAASALAKLAKEPVPQSICEAYGVESLEFGTDYVIPKPLDPRILEWVVPEVAKAAMETGVARLNIDDFDAYKNELTARLEASHKRVNAFVASYYSK; encoded by the coding sequence ATGGCGTTATTCACAAAAGAAGAAGCGCTGGAGTACCACAACGCTCCTCGCTGCGGTAAAGTTGAAGTTGTTCCAGTTAAACCATGCGGTTCACAAAAAGACCTCTCTCTTGCCTACTCTCCGGGTGTTGCAGAAGCATGTAAAGAAATTCATGCCGCTCCGGAAACTGCTGCTCTGTACACCAACCGCTCGAACCTTGTCGGCGTAATCACAGACGGCACCGCTGTGCTCGGTCTTGGCAATATCGGCCCATTAGCAGCAAAGCCTGTTATGGAAGGTAAAGGCGTTCTGTTTAAAACGTTCGCAGATATTGACGTGTTCGACATCAACCTCGACATCAAGGATGCAGACCAATTTATTGCCGCAGTAAAGGCAATGGAACCAACTTTCGGTGGTATCAACCTTGAGGACATCAAAGCTCCTGAGTGCTTCTATATTGAAGAAACACTCAAACGCGAGATGGATATCCCTGTATTCCACGATGACCAGCACGGCACCGCTGTTATCTCCGGAGCAGCGATCATTAATGCTTGTGAGATTACCAATCGCGACATTAAAAAACTCAAAGTTGTCGTTGTAGGTGCAGGTGCAGCAGGTATCGCATGCTCCAAGTTCTACGTTGAACTCGGTGTTAAACGTGAAAACATCTTTATGTTCGACTCCCGTGGTCTCATCCACACTGGTCGCGAAGGACTCAACAAGTACAAAGCTGAGTTTGCGCAGGACAAAGACTGCGGTTCGCTCGCAGAAGTCCTTAAAGGTGCAGACTGCTTCCTCGGTCTTTCCGCGAAGGACTTGCTCTCCAAAGATATGGTTGCTTCCATGGCAGACAATCCAATCATCTTTGCAATGGCAAACCCTGATCCGGAAATCCCATACCCTGATGCAAAAGAGGCGTCTCCTCACTGCATTATGGGCACAGGACGCTCTGACTTCCCGAACCAGATTAACAACGTTTCCGGCTTCCCGTACATCTTCCGTGGTGCGCTGGACACATGTGCTACCGAAATCAACGAAGCAATGAAAATTGCTGCTGCATCAGCCCTTGCTAAGCTTGCAAAAGAACCGGTACCGCAATCCATTTGCGAAGCATACGGCGTTGAGTCTCTGGAATTCGGCACAGATTACGTTATTCCTAAACCACTTGATCCACGCATTCTTGAGTGGGTCGTGCCAGAAGTTGCCAAAGCTGCAATGGAAACAGGTGTAGCACGTCTGAACATTGATGATTTTGATGCATACAAAAACGAACTCACAGCACGCTTAGAAGCTTCTCACAAACGCGTTAATGCTTTTGTAGCAAGCTATTATTCCAAGTAA
- a CDS encoding leucyl aminopeptidase translates to MDLRFQQAPAAEWQANTVLLFNFKEETVTETIPNLSETIPWITITPAIQDAKGEKNQVTVAYGHPSIPMPRAIIVGLGERNDFTLEVFREAVKTAALKCRELKADTCAIAVEAFDSIDEENTVLVEEAVASSIIALHTYDALKTTQEEPPHSPRWMALLSTEDNFPDDIHAAARRGEAAAAGVNYTRDLVNAPANIVTPAALAQKAEELGKKYNFKRTILSRNEIIEAGMGAFMSVAAGSDAEPKFIVLEHAPKGTENDDPIVFVGKGVTFDTGGISLKPSLGMHEMKSDMGGAGAVFGLFEALGNSDIERRVIGITPCTDNMPSSTATHPGDVVTSLNGKTIEVINTDAEGRLILVDALTYAQKEYKPAALINLATLTGACVVALGTHAAAVFATDEELSKKISETGAHVGDKYWPMPLWDCYFESLKSDVADMKNVGNREGGAVNAALFLKQFVEKDVRWAHLDIAGTAFNKKDGATGFGVRTMLEIVRKGI, encoded by the coding sequence ATGGATCTTCGATTCCAACAGGCACCAGCCGCTGAGTGGCAAGCAAACACTGTGCTTCTTTTCAACTTCAAAGAAGAGACAGTGACCGAAACCATCCCTAATCTAAGTGAAACCATCCCTTGGATTACTATTACCCCTGCCATTCAGGATGCAAAGGGCGAAAAGAATCAGGTAACAGTTGCATACGGTCACCCTTCTATCCCAATGCCACGTGCTATTATCGTCGGCCTTGGCGAACGTAACGACTTTACTCTTGAGGTATTCCGTGAAGCTGTTAAAACAGCAGCGCTCAAATGCAGAGAGCTCAAAGCAGACACCTGCGCCATCGCCGTTGAAGCGTTTGATTCCATTGATGAAGAAAACACGGTGCTTGTTGAAGAAGCTGTTGCTTCTTCAATTATTGCCTTGCATACCTACGATGCACTCAAAACCACACAGGAAGAACCGCCACATTCTCCTCGCTGGATGGCTCTGCTCTCCACAGAAGACAACTTCCCTGATGACATTCATGCAGCAGCGCGCCGCGGTGAAGCAGCAGCAGCAGGCGTTAACTACACCCGCGACCTCGTAAACGCACCTGCAAACATTGTCACACCTGCTGCTCTTGCTCAAAAAGCTGAAGAGCTCGGTAAAAAATACAATTTTAAACGTACCATCCTTAGCCGTAATGAAATCATCGAGGCAGGCATGGGCGCGTTTATGTCCGTTGCAGCAGGCTCCGATGCTGAACCAAAATTTATTGTTCTTGAACACGCCCCCAAAGGTACTGAAAACGACGACCCAATCGTGTTTGTCGGCAAAGGCGTTACCTTTGACACCGGCGGAATTTCCTTGAAACCATCCCTCGGCATGCATGAAATGAAATCAGACATGGGTGGCGCTGGCGCAGTATTCGGCCTGTTCGAAGCACTCGGCAATTCCGACATCGAACGCCGAGTTATCGGCATCACTCCATGTACCGACAACATGCCAAGCTCTACTGCTACCCATCCGGGCGATGTTGTCACCTCCCTTAACGGTAAGACCATCGAAGTAATCAACACAGATGCTGAAGGGCGACTCATTCTCGTTGATGCACTTACCTACGCGCAAAAAGAATACAAACCGGCAGCGCTTATCAACCTGGCAACTCTTACCGGCGCATGCGTTGTTGCTCTCGGTACCCACGCAGCAGCAGTGTTTGCAACAGACGAAGAGCTTTCCAAAAAAATTTCTGAGACTGGCGCGCATGTTGGTGACAAATATTGGCCTATGCCTCTGTGGGATTGCTACTTTGAAAGCCTTAAATCCGACGTTGCAGACATGAAAAACGTTGGCAACCGGGAAGGTGGTGCAGTCAATGCAGCACTCTTCCTCAAACAGTTCGTTGAAAAAGATGTTCGCTGGGCACATCTCGACATCGCAGGAACCGCGTTCAACAAAAAAGACGGTGCAACCGGCTTCGGTGTCCGCACAATGCTTGAAATTGTCCGCAAGGGAATTTAA
- a CDS encoding VOC family protein — protein sequence MNVEIDHLTLNVESPDACVTFYHEVIGLLPENYDAWKQGKAKFPSVRINTHNMIHFFPPDMWKEMGYLLCSPGKGNHVCLAFAEKEWTALLHRLEEREIKMRGPLTLTGARGTGTSIFINDPEGFTVELKTYDHE from the coding sequence ATGAACGTTGAAATAGATCACCTGACGCTTAATGTTGAAAGCCCTGACGCCTGCGTCACTTTTTACCACGAGGTCATTGGGCTGCTGCCGGAAAATTATGATGCATGGAAGCAAGGAAAAGCAAAATTTCCTTCTGTGCGAATTAATACGCATAATATGATACACTTTTTCCCGCCGGACATGTGGAAAGAGATGGGGTATCTGCTCTGCTCCCCGGGCAAAGGAAATCATGTATGTCTAGCCTTTGCAGAAAAAGAATGGACAGCACTCCTCCATCGCCTTGAGGAACGTGAAATAAAAATGAGAGGCCCCCTGACGCTGACAGGTGCTCGCGGGACGGGCACATCTATATTCATAAACGACCCTGAAGGATTTACTGTAGAATTAAAGACTTACGACCATGAGTAA
- the speA gene encoding biosynthetic arginine decarboxylase, with translation MYEVRQLANKNALQQWSIDDSAELYGIRNWGAGYFDITENGDVAIHPFGRGSNVAVSIPEVIRELKERGLELPVLLRIENILDSQISSLHNSFRDAIKSLGYKAEYRGVFPIKVNQQQQVLEEIANFGSSFHHGFEVGSKAELIAAISQMRDHKACLVCNGYKDEEFIDLGLHAMRMGFNCIFVMEMGWELSTLLERAALLGVEPQIGVRVKLSAKGGGHWTASGGERSSFGLSMSQITDIVDTLKEQKKLHCLKLLHYHLGSQIPNIRSIRTAVQEASRVYAELVQEGAPMGYIDLGGGLAVDYDGSHTNYVSSRNYSVNEYAMDVVEAVMTTLDKQDIPHPHIITESGRAVVAYYSVLLFNILDVSKIEDGRVPKEIPEDTPEAIVNMYEAYKSLNLRNLQEAYNDALFYRDEVRRMFLDGRVNLRQRTLADNLFWAITKTVAKLKDKLKIVPKELEEIDTALADIYYANFSVFQSLPDAWAIDQLFPVMPLHRLKEEPSRNAIISDITCDSDGKLDTFIDPKGEKPLLDLHPMQNGDEYYLGAFLVGAYQETLGDLHNLFGDTNVVSVRVYEDGSYEFVREIEGDTVGELLEYVEYDQRRIMEDLRTMAEQAVREGRITAAERFDLLQAFYAGLRGYTYFEK, from the coding sequence ATGTATGAGGTACGACAGTTGGCAAACAAGAACGCCCTCCAGCAGTGGAGTATTGATGACTCTGCTGAACTGTATGGCATCCGTAATTGGGGTGCCGGTTACTTTGACATTACTGAAAATGGCGACGTTGCCATCCACCCGTTTGGACGTGGCAGCAACGTAGCTGTCAGTATTCCAGAGGTTATTAGAGAACTCAAAGAGCGTGGCCTTGAGCTGCCTGTTCTCTTGCGTATTGAAAACATTCTTGATTCGCAAATATCCTCTCTTCACAATTCCTTTAGAGACGCCATCAAAAGTCTTGGCTACAAGGCTGAATACCGAGGCGTTTTCCCCATCAAAGTCAATCAGCAACAGCAGGTTCTCGAAGAGATAGCCAATTTTGGTTCTTCCTTCCATCACGGGTTTGAAGTTGGCAGTAAAGCAGAGCTTATCGCTGCGATCTCACAAATGCGTGACCATAAGGCATGCCTTGTCTGCAACGGATACAAAGATGAAGAATTCATCGATCTTGGACTCCACGCCATGCGCATGGGTTTCAACTGTATTTTCGTTATGGAAATGGGATGGGAACTGTCCACGTTGTTAGAACGTGCTGCATTGCTTGGTGTAGAGCCGCAAATCGGTGTACGCGTTAAGCTTTCAGCGAAAGGCGGCGGGCACTGGACTGCCTCCGGTGGAGAACGTTCTTCTTTCGGGCTTTCTATGTCGCAAATCACCGACATTGTTGACACCCTGAAAGAACAGAAGAAGCTGCACTGCTTGAAGCTGCTGCACTATCATCTTGGCTCACAGATTCCTAACATCCGCAGTATACGTACTGCTGTCCAGGAAGCTTCCCGCGTATATGCTGAGCTTGTTCAGGAAGGCGCACCAATGGGATACATTGACCTTGGTGGCGGATTGGCAGTCGACTACGACGGTTCACACACAAACTATGTCTCCAGCCGAAACTACAGCGTTAATGAATATGCCATGGACGTTGTAGAAGCGGTTATGACCACTCTCGACAAACAAGATATTCCGCATCCGCACATCATTACTGAATCCGGTCGTGCTGTGGTTGCATATTATTCCGTACTGCTTTTCAACATCCTTGATGTAAGCAAAATTGAAGACGGCCGTGTCCCGAAGGAAATTCCGGAAGACACCCCTGAAGCAATAGTAAACATGTACGAAGCATATAAGTCTCTCAACCTGCGCAACCTTCAGGAAGCATATAACGATGCACTCTTCTATCGAGACGAGGTGCGCCGTATGTTCCTGGACGGAAGAGTTAACCTGCGCCAACGAACATTAGCAGACAATCTCTTCTGGGCGATTACCAAAACCGTTGCCAAACTGAAAGACAAACTCAAAATAGTCCCTAAAGAGCTGGAAGAAATTGATACAGCTCTTGCAGATATATATTATGCTAACTTCAGCGTATTCCAGTCTCTTCCGGATGCGTGGGCAATTGACCAGCTGTTCCCGGTGATGCCACTGCATCGATTAAAAGAAGAGCCGTCTCGCAACGCCATTATTTCAGACATTACTTGTGACTCTGATGGCAAGCTGGACACCTTTATTGACCCGAAAGGCGAAAAACCACTGCTTGACCTGCACCCTATGCAAAACGGTGACGAGTACTACCTTGGTGCTTTTCTCGTAGGTGCATATCAAGAGACCCTTGGAGATCTGCACAATCTGTTCGGCGATACAAACGTCGTCAGCGTACGCGTATACGAAGACGGCAGCTACGAATTTGTGCGTGAGATTGAAGGTGACACAGTGGGTGAGTTGCTTGAATACGTTGAGTATGACCAACGCAGAATTATGGAAGATCTGCGCACTATGGCAGAACAGGCCGTGCGTGAAGGTCGTATCACCGCTGCGGAACGATTCGATCTTCTTCAGGCATTCTACGCCGGTCTACGCGGCTATACCTATTTCGAAAAATAA
- a CDS encoding saccharopine dehydrogenase family protein: MSKVLIIGAGGVGGVCVHKCAQVPEVFSEIVLASRTIEKCDAIASSVKERTGRDIVTDTVDADNVPELVDLINKHKPALVINLALPYQDLTIMDACLETGVHYLDTANYEPLDEAKFEYKWQWEYQERFKEKGLMALLGSGFDPGVTNVFCAHAMKHHFDEVHQLDIIDCNAGDHGHPFATNFNPEINIREVTANGRYWEHGEWIETDPLSFSMNYDFPEGIGPKKCFLMYHEELESLVKHLKGLKRARFWMTFSDQYLNHLKVLENVGMTRIDTVKYNGQDIVPLRFLKEVLPEPAGLGERTKGRTCIGCRIKGMKDGEPKDYYIYNICDHEEAFKEVASQAVSYTTGVPAMIGAMLMLTGKWTGEGVFNMEELDPDPFMEKLNIHGLPWTEVTFKN, from the coding sequence ATGTCTAAGGTGTTGATTATCGGCGCTGGTGGCGTCGGCGGCGTGTGTGTACACAAGTGCGCACAGGTTCCTGAAGTTTTTTCCGAAATCGTTCTTGCATCCAGAACCATTGAAAAATGTGATGCAATTGCCTCTTCCGTTAAAGAACGTACCGGCCGCGACATTGTTACTGACACGGTTGACGCAGACAATGTGCCTGAGCTTGTAGATCTCATCAACAAGCACAAGCCTGCTCTCGTTATCAACCTCGCACTCCCGTATCAGGATCTCACCATCATGGACGCATGCCTGGAAACCGGTGTGCACTACCTTGATACTGCGAACTACGAACCACTTGATGAAGCAAAATTCGAGTACAAATGGCAGTGGGAATATCAGGAGCGTTTCAAAGAGAAAGGCCTTATGGCACTCCTCGGTTCCGGCTTCGACCCGGGTGTGACAAACGTGTTCTGTGCACATGCAATGAAACATCATTTTGATGAAGTTCATCAACTTGATATTATTGATTGCAATGCCGGCGACCACGGTCACCCGTTCGCAACCAACTTCAATCCGGAAATCAACATCCGCGAAGTTACTGCAAATGGTCGTTACTGGGAACATGGCGAGTGGATTGAAACCGATCCTCTCAGCTTCTCCATGAACTACGACTTCCCTGAAGGCATCGGTCCTAAAAAATGTTTCCTTATGTACCACGAAGAGCTTGAGTCTCTCGTAAAACATTTGAAAGGCCTCAAACGTGCCCGTTTCTGGATGACATTCTCCGACCAGTACCTGAACCACCTTAAAGTGCTCGAAAACGTAGGCATGACTCGTATCGACACTGTTAAATACAATGGTCAGGACATTGTGCCTCTCCGATTCCTCAAAGAAGTTCTTCCGGAACCTGCAGGACTTGGCGAACGCACAAAAGGTCGTACCTGCATCGGTTGCCGTATCAAAGGTATGAAAGACGGCGAGCCTAAAGATTACTATATCTACAACATCTGCGACCATGAAGAAGCATTCAAAGAAGTGGCTTCTCAGGCTGTTTCCTACACCACCGGTGTACCAGCTATGATTGGCGCAATGCTTATGCTTACCGGCAAGTGGACTGGCGAAGGCGTCTTCAACATGGAAGAGCTTGACCCTGACCCATTCATGGAAAAACTCAACATTCACGGTCTCCCATGGACAGAAGTTACCTTCAAAAATTAA
- the nspC gene encoding carboxynorspermidine decarboxylase produces MDRSYLQKLNPERLPSPCFVVDEAKLADNAAILDSVQQRTGAKILLALKGFATYSTFPVLNGILHGTCASSPHEARLGREEFGGEVHSFAAAYSDDDMAEIIKYSDHIVFNSFAQLRKYRPLIQAAERTIKIGVRVNPQHSEGATPIYDPCSPGSRLGVRLENFDENDLEGVSGLHFHTLCEQDADALDRTLEAVETQFGHLLHGMEWLNFGGGHHITREGYDIDRLCACIERAKSRYNVQVYLEPGEAVALDAGILVSTVLDIIKADMEIAILDASAACHMPDVLEMPYRPFVIDSGERDEKAYSYRFAGKSCLAGDVIGEYSFNAPLNSGDRLAFTDMAIYSMVKTNTFNGLQLPAIARYNPNSDELHIVREFGYNDFKCRLS; encoded by the coding sequence ATGGACAGAAGTTACCTTCAAAAATTAAATCCGGAGCGCCTGCCTTCTCCATGCTTTGTTGTGGATGAAGCAAAGCTTGCGGATAACGCGGCAATTCTGGATTCCGTTCAGCAGCGTACAGGAGCAAAAATCCTCCTCGCGCTCAAAGGATTCGCCACATACAGCACCTTTCCGGTACTCAACGGCATCCTGCACGGAACCTGCGCCAGTTCACCGCACGAGGCGAGACTAGGACGTGAAGAATTCGGCGGCGAAGTGCACAGCTTCGCCGCTGCTTATTCAGATGATGATATGGCAGAAATTATCAAATACTCTGACCACATCGTTTTCAACTCTTTCGCACAGCTTCGCAAGTACCGCCCGCTCATTCAGGCAGCAGAACGTACCATCAAAATCGGCGTGCGCGTTAACCCGCAGCACTCCGAAGGTGCAACGCCCATTTATGACCCGTGTTCCCCCGGTTCACGTCTTGGTGTGCGCCTTGAAAACTTTGATGAAAACGACCTTGAAGGCGTATCCGGATTGCACTTCCACACCCTCTGTGAGCAAGACGCAGACGCACTTGACCGCACGCTGGAAGCTGTAGAAACGCAATTTGGACACCTTCTTCACGGCATGGAATGGCTTAACTTTGGTGGCGGACACCACATAACCCGTGAAGGGTACGATATAGACCGCCTGTGCGCCTGTATCGAGCGTGCAAAAAGCCGCTACAATGTTCAAGTGTATCTTGAACCGGGAGAAGCCGTAGCGCTGGATGCAGGAATCCTTGTGAGTACCGTGCTCGATATTATCAAAGCAGACATGGAGATAGCCATTCTCGACGCATCCGCAGCATGCCACATGCCGGATGTTCTCGAAATGCCATACCGTCCGTTTGTTATTGATTCCGGAGAGAGGGACGAAAAAGCCTACTCATACCGCTTTGCCGGTAAATCCTGTCTTGCCGGCGATGTTATCGGAGAATATTCCTTCAATGCCCCGCTTAACTCAGGAGACCGGCTTGCCTTCACAGATATGGCGATCTACTCCATGGTGAAAACAAACACCTTCAACGGATTGCAGCTGCCAGCAATCGCACGCTACAACCCAAATTCCGATGAACTGCATATAGTACGCGAATTCGGGTACAATGACTTTAAGTGTCGGTTGTCATAG
- the speB gene encoding agmatinase — protein sequence MNKFLASELEETTPEQCRFQVVPVPFEATVSYGGGTAEGPRAILEASDQLELWDGESIPANEGIYTHEAVDCTGPTEQVLARIEAAISTAAEYGMPVMLGGEHSVTLGALRALKKKYGTFGIVQFDAHADLRKAYEGNPYSHASVMHRALELELPVFQLGVRAFCTEEVAVRAKHNIPHIDAKELALNPLPDTLLPDGFPENIYITFDVDGLDPSVIRATGTPVPGGIQWWQAITLLEKAVKGRNVVGCDVVELAPQEGDHASDFAAAQLTYSMLGIIQRSAK from the coding sequence ATGAATAAATTTTTAGCATCAGAACTTGAAGAAACTACGCCGGAACAATGCCGATTTCAGGTTGTTCCGGTTCCTTTTGAAGCAACAGTTTCCTATGGTGGTGGCACAGCTGAAGGCCCTCGCGCTATTCTTGAAGCGTCCGATCAGCTTGAATTGTGGGACGGCGAATCCATTCCCGCAAATGAAGGCATCTACACCCATGAAGCAGTAGATTGTACAGGCCCTACTGAACAAGTTCTTGCCCGCATTGAAGCTGCCATATCCACTGCTGCAGAGTATGGGATGCCGGTTATGCTTGGCGGCGAACATTCTGTAACACTTGGCGCCTTGCGTGCATTGAAGAAAAAATACGGCACATTTGGTATCGTACAATTCGACGCCCATGCTGACCTGCGAAAAGCCTACGAAGGCAACCCGTACAGTCATGCCTCCGTTATGCACCGTGCCCTTGAACTGGAACTTCCTGTATTCCAACTCGGCGTGCGGGCCTTTTGTACAGAAGAAGTTGCGGTGCGCGCAAAACACAACATCCCGCATATTGATGCAAAAGAACTGGCACTCAACCCACTGCCGGACACCTTGCTCCCTGACGGTTTTCCAGAAAATATTTACATTACTTTTGATGTAGACGGACTTGACCCGTCCGTTATCCGCGCAACAGGAACTCCTGTTCCCGGTGGTATCCAATGGTGGCAGGCTATCACGTTACTTGAAAAAGCAGTGAAAGGGCGAAATGTCGTCGGCTGCGACGTGGTTGAACTTGCACCACAGGAAGGCGATCACGCATCAGACTTCGCGGCTGCACAACTCACCTATTCGATGCTGGGGATTATCCAACGATCTGCTAAATAA
- a CDS encoding metallophosphoesterase family protein — MKLAIISDIHSNVFALQAVLDDIYARGADRIINLGDTLYGPMEPKATYDLLAYCDIISICGNQDRMLYEMPSKDLAENATFQFVLNDLGETPVEWLKTLPFDCQITNQIYACHGSPTNDVTYLLEDISCGKTQIRQDGEIFQLLNGQISSIILCGHTHIPRVVELSSSQLIVNPGSVGLPAYTDDQPVVHSMETHSSHASYTMLEASSSGWDIQQLKIAYDVQSAVVAANEQGRTDWAHYLATGRGDKI, encoded by the coding sequence ATGAAACTTGCAATTATCTCTGACATACACAGCAACGTTTTTGCGCTACAGGCTGTTCTTGATGACATTTATGCTCGTGGTGCTGACCGTATTATAAACCTTGGAGATACGCTGTACGGACCGATGGAGCCAAAAGCGACTTACGATTTGCTTGCATACTGCGATATTATTTCAATATGCGGAAATCAGGATCGTATGCTGTATGAAATGCCTTCTAAAGACCTTGCAGAAAACGCTACATTTCAATTTGTATTGAACGATCTTGGCGAGACTCCCGTTGAATGGCTTAAAACACTGCCCTTTGACTGCCAGATAACCAATCAAATTTATGCCTGCCATGGTTCACCAACAAATGATGTAACTTACTTGCTGGAAGACATATCATGTGGAAAAACACAGATACGACAAGATGGTGAAATATTTCAGCTGCTCAACGGACAAATTTCATCTATTATTCTCTGTGGTCACACACATATCCCGCGAGTCGTAGAATTATCCTCCAGCCAGCTTATTGTGAACCCCGGAAGCGTGGGGCTACCAGCATATACAGACGATCAACCTGTTGTTCATTCCATGGAAACGCATTCTTCTCACGCATCGTATACAATGCTGGAAGCATCTTCCTCCGGCTGGGATATTCAACAATTGAAGATTGCATATGATGTCCAAAGTGCTGTTGTTGCAGCAAACGAACAAGGCCGCACTGACTGGGCACACTATCTTGCAACAGGTAGGGGAGATAAGATCTAA
- the leuB gene encoding 3-isopropylmalate dehydrogenase yields MDMNIALLPGDGIGPEITKQAVEVLKKVADKFGHKVTFTEELIGGCAIDATGSPLPQETVEACKKADAVFLGAVGGPKWDNLDGATRPEAGLLGIRKELGLFANLRPAKLFPELSSACFLRPDIVKDGIDVMVVRELTGGIYFGQPQGQEERDGVRYGYNTMVYNEDEVRRIARIAFEAAMKRDKRVCSVDKANVLEVSRLWRAVVEEVATEYPEVELSHMYVDNAAMQLVRDPNQFDVIVTGNLFGDILSDEAAVITGSIGMLPSASLNKSGTGLFEPIHGSAPDIAGQNKANPLASILSMAMMLRHSFNLVKEANAIEAAVQKVLREGYRTGDIMSEGETLVGCNTMGNLVVERL; encoded by the coding sequence ATGGATATGAATATCGCGTTATTGCCGGGTGACGGCATCGGGCCGGAAATCACCAAGCAGGCAGTAGAAGTTTTAAAGAAAGTTGCAGACAAGTTTGGTCATAAGGTAACGTTTACCGAAGAGCTTATCGGCGGTTGTGCTATTGACGCCACAGGAAGCCCGTTGCCGCAGGAAACTGTTGAAGCGTGTAAGAAGGCAGATGCCGTATTTCTCGGGGCTGTAGGTGGTCCTAAGTGGGATAATCTGGATGGTGCAACTCGTCCTGAAGCTGGATTGCTTGGTATCCGTAAAGAGCTTGGTCTGTTTGCTAACTTGCGTCCTGCCAAATTGTTTCCAGAGCTTTCCAGTGCATGTTTCCTGCGCCCTGATATTGTAAAAGACGGTATCGACGTAATGGTAGTGCGCGAACTTACTGGTGGTATTTACTTTGGTCAGCCACAAGGGCAGGAAGAACGGGACGGCGTGCGTTATGGTTATAACACAATGGTGTATAATGAAGATGAAGTGCGCCGCATTGCCCGAATTGCTTTTGAAGCAGCTATGAAACGTGACAAGCGCGTGTGTTCTGTAGATAAAGCAAACGTTCTTGAAGTATCCCGTCTGTGGAGAGCCGTAGTGGAAGAAGTTGCAACTGAATATCCAGAAGTTGAACTTAGCCACATGTACGTTGATAACGCAGCAATGCAGCTTGTTCGCGACCCGAACCAGTTTGATGTTATCGTGACCGGCAACCTTTTTGGCGACATTTTGTCTGATGAAGCAGCAGTCATCACCGGTTCCATCGGCATGCTTCCTTCTGCATCCCTCAACAAATCTGGCACCGGTCTTTTTGAGCCGATTCATGGCTCCGCTCCGGATATTGCAGGGCAAAACAAAGCAAACCCGCTTGCCTCAATTCTTTCCATGGCAATGATGCTGCGTCATTCCTTCAATCTCGTTAAAGAAGCAAACGCAATTGAAGCAGCCGTGCAGAAAGTATTACGTGAAGGCTACAGAACCGGAGACATCATGTCTGAAGGTGAAACTCTTGTAGGCTGTAACACTATGGGTAATTTGGTTGTTGAAAGATTATAA
- a CDS encoding 3-isopropylmalate dehydratase small subunit translates to MTLQGTAHKVGDHIDTDAIIPARFLVTTDEKELGANCMEGLEEGWVKRVKEGDIMVAGENFGCGSSREHAPISILGAGMPVVVAHSFARIFYRNSFNMGLLLIEIGDDVKYIEDGHEVAVDIEAGTVTNVTTEKVINFPPLPQFMRDFVDNGGLIPYVREKLNSK, encoded by the coding sequence ATGACCTTACAAGGTACAGCTCACAAAGTGGGCGATCACATAGATACTGATGCCATTATTCCAGCGCGTTTTTTGGTAACGACTGATGAAAAAGAACTTGGCGCTAACTGCATGGAAGGCCTCGAAGAGGGCTGGGTAAAGCGTGTTAAAGAAGGCGACATCATGGTTGCCGGTGAAAACTTCGGTTGTGGTTCCTCACGTGAACACGCACCTATTTCTATCCTCGGTGCGGGAATGCCGGTAGTTGTTGCGCATTCATTTGCTCGAATTTTCTACCGTAACAGTTTTAATATGGGTTTGTTGCTTATCGAAATCGGTGATGACGTCAAGTACATCGAGGATGGTCATGAAGTTGCTGTAGATATCGAAGCTGGCACCGTGACCAACGTGACAACTGAAAAAGTTATTAATTTCCCGCCGCTTCCGCAGTTTATGCGTGATTTTGTCGATAACGGCGGACTCATTCCGTACGTAAGGGAAAAATTGAACAGTAAATAA